One genomic window of Tistrella bauzanensis includes the following:
- a CDS encoding HlyD family secretion protein, protein MVLVAGGAGVVYWQSTMRDSLPDGFARTNGRIEAEQIDIATKIAGRLADITVAEGDMVAAGAVVARLDDLQIRARLAAAEAEHRRAEQAKAEAEAQVALRQSEVRFARAELTRGETLAARGHYPQEGVDERRMRLATAQAAERAALAGVDQAVAAIDAAAAQVADARVTLDDTQLTAPRAGRIQYRLAVPGEVLAAGGRIATLLDLTDVQMTVFLPAREAGRLAVGGEARLILDPVPDYVIPATVSFVAGEAQFTPKTVETREERDTLMFRVKLRIPADLLAAHADRVKTGVRGTAVIRIDPAAEWPADLAVKLP, encoded by the coding sequence ATGGTCCTGGTGGCCGGCGGCGCCGGTGTCGTGTACTGGCAGAGCACCATGCGCGACAGCCTGCCTGATGGCTTCGCTCGGACCAATGGCCGGATCGAGGCCGAACAGATCGACATCGCCACCAAGATCGCCGGCCGTCTGGCCGATATTACGGTGGCCGAGGGCGATATGGTCGCGGCCGGCGCCGTGGTCGCCCGGCTCGACGATCTGCAGATCCGCGCCCGGCTGGCCGCCGCCGAGGCCGAGCATCGCCGCGCCGAGCAGGCCAAAGCCGAGGCCGAGGCCCAGGTCGCGCTGCGGCAGAGCGAGGTGCGCTTTGCCCGCGCCGAACTCACCCGGGGTGAAACCCTGGCGGCGCGCGGCCATTACCCGCAGGAGGGTGTGGATGAACGCCGCATGCGGCTGGCAACCGCCCAGGCGGCGGAACGCGCGGCGCTGGCCGGGGTCGATCAGGCCGTGGCCGCGATCGATGCCGCGGCCGCCCAGGTCGCCGATGCCCGGGTCACTCTGGACGACACCCAACTGACCGCGCCGCGTGCCGGCCGCATCCAGTACCGGCTGGCGGTGCCGGGCGAGGTGTTGGCGGCGGGCGGGCGGATCGCCACGCTTCTGGACCTGACCGACGTGCAGATGACCGTGTTCCTGCCGGCGCGCGAGGCCGGCCGGCTGGCGGTGGGCGGCGAGGCGCGGCTGATCCTGGATCCGGTGCCCGATTACGTGATCCCGGCCACCGTGTCGTTCGTGGCCGGCGAGGCCCAGTTCACGCCCAAGACGGTCGAGACCCGCGAGGAACGCGACACCCTGATGTTCCGGGTGAAGCTGCGCATCCCGGCCGATCTGCTGGCCGCCCATGCCGACCGGGTGAAGACCGGGGTGCGGGGCACGGCGGTGATCCGGATCGATCCCGCTGCCGAATGGCCGGCCGATCTGGCGGTGAAACTGCCGTGA
- a CDS encoding PHA/PHB synthase family protein, whose protein sequence is MNAEAHRPVSRDAVARDQVAPITARPDADVTPHAAHHHQPEPSPAAMPAPCAEAPGEMAGAAVRDTVDRAVHAAMARVTGGLSPASLADAWSDWMVHLMSAPGKRAELVEKAMRKATRLGSYAVHRVGADTPGLGLADGWRALVPGAGHLPFATAIAAGAADAGTANGHKEGGHAAPGCIEPLPQDSRFRADAWKQWPFDLLSQGFLLQQQWWHNATTGVRGVTPAHERVMAFTTRQILDVFSPSNLPMTNPEVIERTMTEGGANLVRGAVHFWDDMWRQMSGAGPAGVEDFAVGRNMGVTPGEVVFRNHLIELIRYTPTTETVHPEPVLIVPAWIMKYYILDLSPGRSLVEYLVAEGFTVFMISWRNPGPEDRDIGFDAYRTDGVMAAINAVEAIAGPHPIHATGYCLGGTLLSIAAAAMARDGDDRLGSVSLFAAQCDFTEAGELTLFIDEAQVTFLEDMMWAQGFLDTTQMAGAFQLLRSNDLIWSRMVHDYLMGERTPMNDLMAWNADATRMPYRMHSEYLRRLFLENQFATGRFEVDGQPISITDIRAPIFSVGTERDHVAPWVSAYKIHLLSDTEVTFVLTGGGHNAGIVSEPGHPHRKFRIMTTPVDGFYKAPDAWVAAAEQRDGSWWPAWTAWLHDRSTTPVTPPPMAAPSAGYPALGAAPGSYVFQK, encoded by the coding sequence ATGAATGCCGAGGCCCACCGCCCAGTTTCCCGTGATGCCGTCGCCCGTGATCAGGTGGCACCCATCACCGCCAGACCGGATGCCGACGTCACGCCCCATGCCGCCCATCACCACCAGCCCGAGCCCAGCCCGGCCGCCATGCCGGCACCTTGTGCCGAGGCGCCGGGTGAGATGGCGGGTGCGGCCGTGCGCGACACCGTCGACCGGGCCGTGCATGCCGCCATGGCGCGGGTGACCGGGGGGCTGTCGCCGGCATCGCTGGCCGATGCCTGGTCGGATTGGATGGTCCATCTGATGAGTGCCCCGGGCAAGCGGGCCGAGCTGGTGGAAAAGGCGATGCGCAAGGCCACCCGGCTCGGCAGCTATGCCGTGCATCGCGTGGGGGCCGACACTCCGGGGCTGGGCCTCGCCGATGGCTGGCGGGCGCTGGTTCCCGGTGCCGGTCACCTGCCCTTCGCCACCGCCATCGCCGCCGGCGCCGCCGATGCCGGAACCGCCAATGGCCACAAGGAGGGGGGCCATGCGGCACCCGGCTGCATCGAGCCTCTGCCTCAGGATAGCCGCTTCCGGGCCGATGCCTGGAAGCAATGGCCGTTCGACCTGCTGTCGCAGGGCTTTCTGTTGCAGCAGCAATGGTGGCACAACGCCACCACCGGCGTGCGCGGCGTGACACCCGCCCATGAACGGGTGATGGCCTTCACCACCCGGCAGATACTCGACGTGTTCTCGCCCTCGAACCTGCCGATGACCAATCCCGAGGTGATCGAGCGGACGATGACCGAGGGCGGCGCCAATCTGGTGCGCGGCGCCGTTCATTTCTGGGACGATATGTGGCGGCAGATGAGCGGCGCCGGCCCGGCCGGCGTCGAGGATTTCGCCGTCGGCCGGAATATGGGCGTCACGCCGGGCGAGGTGGTGTTCCGCAACCATCTGATCGAGTTGATCCGCTATACCCCCACCACCGAGACGGTCCATCCCGAACCGGTGCTGATCGTGCCGGCCTGGATCATGAAATACTACATTCTGGATCTGTCGCCGGGCCGGTCGCTGGTTGAATATCTGGTGGCCGAAGGCTTCACGGTGTTCATGATCTCGTGGCGCAATCCGGGCCCTGAGGACCGCGATATCGGCTTCGACGCCTATCGCACCGACGGCGTGATGGCCGCGATCAATGCTGTCGAGGCGATCGCCGGGCCACACCCGATCCATGCCACCGGCTATTGCCTGGGCGGCACCCTGCTGTCGATCGCCGCCGCCGCCATGGCCCGCGATGGCGATGACCGCCTGGGCAGCGTTTCCCTGTTCGCCGCGCAGTGCGACTTCACCGAGGCGGGCGAGCTGACCCTGTTCATCGATGAGGCGCAGGTCACCTTTCTTGAAGACATGATGTGGGCGCAAGGCTTCCTCGACACCACCCAGATGGCCGGCGCCTTTCAGTTGCTGCGATCGAACGACCTGATCTGGTCGCGGATGGTGCATGACTATCTGATGGGCGAACGCACGCCCATGAACGACCTGATGGCCTGGAACGCCGACGCCACCCGCATGCCCTATCGGATGCATTCGGAGTATCTGCGCCGGCTGTTTCTGGAAAATCAGTTCGCCACCGGCCGGTTCGAGGTCGACGGCCAGCCGATCAGCATCACCGATATCCGCGCGCCGATCTTCTCGGTCGGCACGGAACGCGACCATGTCGCGCCCTGGGTCTCGGCCTACAAGATCCACCTGCTATCGGATACCGAGGTCACCTTCGTGCTCACCGGCGGCGGCCACAATGCCGGCATCGTGTCGGAACCCGGCCATCCGCACCGCAAATTCCGGATCATGACCACCCCGGTCGACGGTTTCTACAAGGCGCCGGATGCCTGGGTGGCCGCGGCCGAACAGCGCGACGGATCGTGGTGGCCGGCCTGGACCGCATGGCTGCACGACCGCTCCACCACCCCCGTGACCCCACCCCCGATGGCCGCGCCCAGCGCCGGCTATCCGGCGCTGGGCGCGGCACCGGGGAGCTATGTGTTTCAGAAATAG